In Streptomyces sp. TS71-3, the following proteins share a genomic window:
- a CDS encoding EfeM/EfeO family lipoprotein, whose product MSEASDEQPPGRPWWQGRGRWLAPAAAVVVAGVIAGTVTLVSGSGSNDGKGGAPSAGTEIQVSLGTCGQGWSSPHGGTQVFAMHNTMDRPAEVHLVDARSGAVYGEVEGLAPGTTRPMSARLGAGTYRFRCLPDDAAAVTGPVVHIGGTAHDSNPAAVPVDQHELIPPTLDYQKWIGGRMADLDDATGALRSTVRSGDLAAARTAWLKAHLVYERMGAAYGTFGDADGAINGTDAGLPDGVKDPGFTGFHRLEQGLWHGESAASLRPVADRLAKDVHALRDSWASERMDPADLGLRAHEILENTLQFELTGRTDYGSGTNLATARANLDGTRAVLSRLHPLLRTRYPHLDQLDASLAHLQKVLDAQHRGGSWTPLKDLSRTDREQINAAAGDALERLADIAAICDVRRTA is encoded by the coding sequence ATGTCCGAGGCGTCCGACGAGCAGCCACCGGGGCGCCCGTGGTGGCAGGGGCGGGGTCGGTGGCTGGCGCCGGCGGCGGCCGTCGTGGTCGCGGGCGTGATCGCCGGCACCGTCACCCTCGTCTCGGGTTCCGGTTCGAACGACGGCAAGGGCGGGGCGCCCTCCGCGGGCACCGAGATCCAGGTCTCGTTGGGCACCTGCGGCCAGGGCTGGAGCAGCCCGCACGGCGGCACCCAGGTCTTCGCCATGCACAACACCATGGACCGCCCCGCCGAGGTGCACCTGGTCGACGCCCGTTCCGGTGCCGTGTACGGCGAGGTCGAGGGCCTCGCCCCCGGCACCACCCGTCCGATGAGCGCCCGCCTGGGCGCCGGCACCTACCGCTTCCGCTGCCTGCCGGACGACGCCGCCGCCGTCACCGGGCCCGTCGTGCACATCGGCGGCACCGCGCACGACTCCAACCCCGCCGCGGTCCCCGTCGACCAGCACGAGCTCATCCCGCCCACGCTCGACTACCAGAAGTGGATCGGCGGGCGGATGGCCGACCTCGACGACGCCACCGGGGCGCTGCGCTCCACGGTGCGCTCGGGCGACCTGGCCGCGGCCCGCACCGCCTGGCTGAAGGCGCACCTCGTGTACGAGCGGATGGGCGCCGCGTACGGTACCTTCGGCGACGCCGACGGGGCGATCAACGGCACCGACGCGGGCCTGCCCGACGGTGTGAAGGACCCCGGCTTCACCGGCTTCCACCGGCTCGAACAGGGGCTGTGGCACGGCGAGTCCGCCGCGTCCCTGCGGCCCGTCGCCGACCGCCTCGCCAAGGACGTGCACGCCCTGCGCGACAGCTGGGCGTCCGAGCGGATGGACCCGGCCGACCTCGGCCTGCGCGCCCACGAGATCCTGGAGAACACCCTCCAGTTCGAGCTGACGGGGCGCACCGACTACGGCAGCGGCACCAACCTCGCTACCGCCCGCGCCAACCTGGACGGCACCCGTGCCGTGCTCAGCCGGCTCCACCCGCTGCTGCGCACCCGCTACCCGCACCTCGACCAGCTGGACGCCTCCCTGGCGCACCTGCAGAAGGTGCTCGACGCCCAGCACCGGGGCGGGAGCTGGACCCCCCTGAAGGACCTGAGCCGCACGGACCGCGAGCAGATCAACGCCGCCGCCGGCGACGCCCTGGAACGCCTGGCCGACATCGCGGCCATCTGTGACGTACGGAGGACGGCATGA
- the efeB gene encoding iron uptake transporter deferrochelatase/peroxidase subunit: MTTADGTDRPVSGENTAPAGIGEEAAPGAGAAAAGTAKATGATGAERTPAPGARSRRGFLRGAAVAGTIGAAGAVGLVAGQAADAGSDGTAAGAAPPRVPFHGAHQNAILTAPRRNSAVVSFDVTADGRADLADLLRTLTGRARFLTAGGAPQPAGITAPPTDSGTLGPEVPPGGLMVTVGVGASLFDDRYGLAKAAPRRLTPMEPFEDDDLDPAWCGGDLSLQLCADSQDTVLHALRDITRQTRGGLQVRWRIDGFSSPSRPSGAPRNHMGFKDGIANPDTSDRRSMERLVWAGPASGEPGWAAGGSYQVFRLIRMLVEFWDRVSLTEQERMFGRSRDSGAPLDGDHEHDTPQYPQDPKGDVIPLDSHIRLANPRTADTDRNRILRRAYNYDRGMDGNGNLDMGLVFGCYQQDLARQFKTVQQRLAGEPLTDYISPFGGGYFYALPGVRDADDWYGRALLS; the protein is encoded by the coding sequence ATGACCACGGCCGACGGTACGGACCGTCCCGTGTCCGGCGAGAACACCGCTCCCGCCGGCATCGGCGAGGAGGCGGCACCCGGGGCGGGCGCCGCGGCCGCCGGCACCGCGAAGGCCACCGGCGCGACCGGTGCCGAACGCACCCCGGCACCCGGCGCCCGGTCCCGCCGGGGCTTCCTGCGCGGCGCGGCCGTCGCGGGCACCATCGGCGCGGCCGGAGCCGTGGGCCTGGTCGCGGGCCAGGCGGCGGACGCGGGATCGGACGGCACGGCGGCCGGCGCCGCGCCGCCGCGGGTCCCCTTCCACGGCGCCCACCAGAACGCCATCCTCACCGCGCCCCGCCGCAACAGCGCCGTGGTCTCCTTCGACGTGACCGCGGACGGCCGCGCCGACCTCGCCGACCTGCTGCGGACCCTCACCGGCCGCGCCCGGTTCCTGACCGCCGGGGGAGCCCCGCAGCCGGCCGGCATCACCGCCCCGCCGACCGACTCCGGCACGCTGGGCCCCGAGGTGCCGCCCGGCGGCCTGATGGTGACCGTGGGCGTGGGCGCCTCGCTCTTCGACGACCGCTACGGCCTGGCGAAGGCGGCACCGCGGCGGCTGACGCCGATGGAGCCGTTCGAGGACGACGACCTCGACCCGGCCTGGTGCGGCGGAGACCTCAGCCTGCAACTCTGCGCGGACAGCCAGGACACGGTGCTGCACGCGCTGCGCGACATCACCCGGCAGACCCGCGGAGGCCTCCAGGTCCGCTGGCGGATCGACGGGTTCTCGTCACCGTCGCGGCCCAGCGGCGCCCCGCGCAACCACATGGGGTTCAAGGACGGCATCGCCAACCCCGACACGTCCGACCGGCGCAGCATGGAGCGGCTGGTGTGGGCGGGGCCCGCGTCCGGCGAGCCCGGGTGGGCGGCCGGCGGCAGCTACCAGGTCTTCCGGCTGATCCGGATGCTGGTGGAGTTCTGGGACCGGGTCTCGCTCACCGAGCAGGAGCGGATGTTCGGGCGCAGCCGGGACAGCGGGGCCCCGCTGGACGGCGACCACGAGCACGACACGCCCCAGTACCCGCAGGACCCCAAGGGCGACGTCATCCCGCTCGACAGCCACATCCGGCTGGCCAACCCGCGCACCGCGGACACCGACCGGAACCGGATCCTGCGCCGCGCCTACAACTACGACCGCGGCATGGACGGCAACGGCAACCTCGACATGGGCCTGGTCTTCGGCTGCTACCAGCAGGACCTGGCACGGCAGTTCAAGACCGTGCAGCAGCGCCTCGCGGGCGAACCCCTCACCGACTACATCTCCCCTTTCGGGGGTGGTTACTTCTACGCTCTGCCAGGAGTACGGGATGCCGATGACTGGTACGGACGGGCCCTGCTGAGCTGA
- a CDS encoding phospholipase C gives MAKNARRPLRAHRWAVRAAALTGAAALSVFGATAPALATGQNHGGHHDGGTATPIKHVVVIFGENISFDHYFATYPKAANTDGTPFTASKHTPRDIDNLANAGLLKKNPNQYLPKRLSQEQAVTCDQNHSYTPEQYAYNGGKADKFVENTDSGKCSGNLFGEPGLVMDYYDGNTVTGMWNYAQHYAMSDRSFSDVYGPSSPGAVSLISGQTHGIISTDPATGSENPKQTDKPDPYTVVSPDAKGVGTMVNDPDPAYDDCSDKDHTATSPLGVMQGKNIGDLLNQKNVSWGWFQGGFRPGKAWDGQQGHYATCASVTHANVSGAASEDYSPHHQPFQYYKSTANPHHLPPKSVKEIGHSGQANHQYDLTDFDAALKTGNLPSVSYLKAAEYQDGHAGYSDPVDEQHFVTNEINKIQKSPQWKDTAVVLAYDDSDGWYDHVMAKPQNGSKDTTPDSHGNPADSPACQSGPAAAGGYLDRCGPGPRQPLVVVSPYSKVNHVDHAVTTQSSILKFVEDNWHTGRVGDASFDAKAGSLNGLFDFRHSNNQQVLLKDDGSIQSIGRIPNHFSTVSEKTVDAQQYTGGEVALSADGSDGGVSTGAVAGTAAAVALVAAGAGVAVIRRRRSHANSAL, from the coding sequence ATGGCCAAGAACGCAAGACGACCTCTACGAGCGCACCGCTGGGCGGTGCGGGCGGCAGCGCTGACCGGTGCGGCCGCGCTGAGCGTCTTCGGTGCCACCGCCCCCGCCCTCGCGACGGGGCAGAACCACGGTGGGCACCACGACGGGGGGACGGCCACACCCATCAAGCACGTCGTGGTCATCTTCGGTGAGAACATCTCCTTCGACCACTACTTCGCCACGTACCCGAAGGCCGCCAACACGGACGGCACGCCCTTCACGGCGTCGAAGCACACGCCGAGGGACATCGACAACCTGGCGAACGCGGGTCTGCTGAAGAAGAACCCCAACCAGTACCTGCCCAAGCGCCTCAGCCAGGAGCAGGCCGTCACCTGCGACCAGAACCACAGCTACACGCCCGAGCAGTACGCCTACAACGGCGGCAAGGCGGACAAGTTCGTCGAGAACACCGACTCGGGCAAGTGCTCGGGCAACCTCTTCGGCGAGCCCGGTCTGGTGATGGACTACTACGACGGCAACACCGTCACCGGCATGTGGAACTACGCTCAGCACTACGCGATGAGCGACCGCTCCTTCAGCGACGTGTACGGTCCCTCCAGCCCCGGCGCCGTCAGCCTGATCTCGGGCCAGACGCACGGCATCATCTCGACGGACCCGGCGACCGGCAGCGAGAACCCGAAGCAGACGGACAAGCCCGACCCGTACACCGTCGTGTCGCCCGACGCCAAGGGCGTGGGCACCATGGTCAACGACCCCGACCCGGCGTACGACGACTGCTCCGACAAGGACCACACGGCCACCAGCCCGCTCGGCGTCATGCAGGGCAAGAACATCGGTGACCTGCTGAACCAGAAGAACGTCAGCTGGGGCTGGTTCCAGGGCGGCTTCCGCCCCGGCAAGGCCTGGGACGGCCAGCAGGGCCACTACGCCACCTGCGCCTCCGTGACGCACGCCAACGTGAGCGGCGCCGCGTCCGAGGACTACAGCCCGCACCACCAGCCCTTCCAGTACTACAAGTCGACGGCGAACCCGCACCACCTGCCGCCGAAGAGCGTCAAGGAGATCGGGCACTCCGGCCAGGCCAACCACCAGTACGACCTGACGGACTTCGACGCCGCCCTCAAGACCGGCAACCTCCCGTCGGTCAGCTACCTGAAGGCGGCCGAGTACCAGGACGGCCACGCGGGCTACTCCGACCCGGTCGACGAGCAGCACTTCGTGACGAACGAGATCAACAAGATCCAGAAGTCGCCGCAGTGGAAGGACACCGCTGTCGTCCTCGCCTACGACGACTCGGACGGCTGGTACGACCACGTCATGGCCAAGCCGCAGAACGGCTCGAAGGACACCACGCCGGACTCGCACGGCAACCCCGCCGACAGCCCTGCCTGCCAGTCGGGCCCGGCCGCCGCGGGCGGCTACTTGGACCGCTGCGGCCCCGGCCCGCGCCAGCCGCTCGTCGTCGTCTCGCCCTACAGCAAGGTCAACCACGTCGACCACGCCGTGACCACCCAGTCCTCGATCCTGAAGTTCGTCGAGGACAACTGGCACACCGGCCGCGTCGGCGACGCCTCGTTCGACGCGAAGGCGGGCTCCCTGAACGGCCTGTTCGACTTCCGCCACTCGAACAACCAGCAGGTGCTCCTGAAGGACGACGGCTCGATCCAGTCGATCGGCAGGATCCCGAACCACTTCTCCACGGTGAGCGAGAAGACCGTGGACGCCCAGCAGTACACCGGCGGTGAGGTGGCGCTGTCCGCCGACGGCAGCGACGGCGGTGTCTCCACGGGCGCCGTCGCCGGTACCGCGGCGGCCGTCGCGCTGGTGGCCGCGGGTGCCGGTGTGGCGGTTATCCGCCGCCGCCGGTCGCACGCGAACTCCGCGCTCTGA
- a CDS encoding MauE/DoxX family redox-associated membrane protein, translating into MISLVCTLAPLACGALLAVTGAGKLFGRRVAQQAAGTVLVRVLGDGRRAALALRTVGAAELAVAAALLAVPQAVAPGAGAAVLGAGFLGYLGYAKATAPESSCGCTARDEGPIGWQAFARAGLVVVLGLAACTADGTWWARIAGRPVASVAFVLLAAAVLVALSDGVDRLWLLPLRRMRLEVLGHPLAGGAAEVPVAATVELLERSLAWQAAAPVVRSGLLDHWDDDGWRILRYAGVHEGGRGARPVNVLFALDLAATVDNAPRPAVRVTVVDDTTDEVVQVALPAAAPRTLLPLADPA; encoded by the coding sequence ATGATCTCACTCGTGTGCACCCTGGCGCCGCTGGCGTGCGGCGCCCTGCTGGCCGTCACGGGCGCGGGCAAGCTGTTCGGGCGCCGGGTGGCGCAGCAGGCCGCAGGCACCGTGCTCGTGCGGGTCCTGGGCGACGGCCGGCGCGCCGCCCTCGCCCTGCGCACCGTCGGCGCGGCCGAACTGGCCGTGGCGGCGGCACTCCTCGCGGTCCCGCAGGCGGTGGCCCCGGGCGCCGGGGCGGCCGTGCTCGGCGCCGGCTTCCTCGGCTACCTGGGGTACGCCAAGGCGACGGCGCCCGAGTCGTCGTGCGGCTGCACGGCCCGGGACGAGGGGCCGATCGGGTGGCAGGCCTTCGCGCGTGCCGGTCTCGTGGTGGTGCTCGGCCTTGCGGCATGCACCGCGGACGGGACCTGGTGGGCGCGGATCGCCGGGCGTCCGGTGGCTTCCGTGGCCTTCGTACTGCTGGCCGCGGCCGTCCTGGTGGCGCTCTCGGACGGCGTGGACCGGCTGTGGCTGCTGCCACTGCGCCGGATGCGGCTGGAGGTCCTCGGCCACCCGCTGGCGGGCGGCGCGGCCGAGGTGCCGGTGGCGGCGACCGTGGAACTGCTGGAACGCTCGCTCGCCTGGCAGGCCGCCGCGCCGGTGGTCCGTTCGGGCCTGCTCGACCACTGGGACGACGACGGCTGGCGCATCCTGCGGTACGCGGGTGTGCACGAGGGCGGGCGGGGGGCGCGGCCGGTGAACGTGCTGTTCGCGCTCGACCTCGCGGCGACCGTCGACAACGCCCCGCGGCCCGCCGTACGGGTCACCGTGGTCGACGACACGACCGACGAGGTGGTGCAGGTCGCGCTGCCCGCCGCCGCACCGCGCACCCTCCTTCCGCTGGCGGATCCGGCCTGA
- a CDS encoding cell wall protein, translated as MRARHQHGQQGEQGRTDGRSGFGRRRFLTTAALGGATIVGASALGGLDAEAAFAEPMPSLDPAIAKSSFAEGRVSRINGSVLEVQGSYGEQHLIQLTNATSVWKLTPTTADAVKPGDGLYARGVDMPDGTIAADAVWVNIVNILCTIRGIAKDRLHLSHGRHAVVGHVHTSHTTASYLGGAQTSDLSRLRIGQSAQILGAWRPEDDGIDISRVTAGH; from the coding sequence ATGCGTGCCAGACACCAGCACGGACAGCAGGGCGAGCAGGGCCGGACCGACGGCCGGAGCGGTTTCGGCCGGCGGCGCTTCCTCACCACGGCGGCCCTCGGGGGCGCCACCATCGTGGGGGCCTCGGCGCTCGGCGGGCTCGACGCGGAGGCCGCGTTCGCGGAGCCGATGCCGTCGCTCGATCCGGCGATCGCCAAGTCGTCGTTCGCGGAAGGGCGCGTCAGCCGTATCAACGGCAGCGTCCTGGAGGTCCAGGGCTCCTACGGGGAGCAGCACCTCATCCAGCTCACCAACGCCACCAGCGTCTGGAAGCTGACGCCCACCACCGCCGACGCCGTCAAGCCCGGCGACGGCCTGTACGCCCGCGGTGTCGACATGCCCGACGGCACCATCGCGGCCGACGCGGTCTGGGTGAACATCGTCAACATCCTCTGCACCATCCGGGGGATCGCGAAGGACCGCCTGCACCTGTCGCACGGCCGGCACGCGGTGGTGGGGCACGTCCACACCAGCCACACCACGGCGTCCTACCTGGGCGGTGCGCAGACCTCGGACCTGTCACGGCTGCGGATCGGCCAGTCGGCGCAGATCCTGGGCGCCTGGCGGCCCGAGGACGACGGCATCGACATCTCCCGGGTGACCGCGGGCCACTGA
- a CDS encoding MIP/aquaporin family protein produces MAVEISPLTKGAGLKARGGLLGELLAEFLGTLILISFGDGVVAMAVAALPGSGRTEGPTTFFLGTGDWLLVTWGWAFAVTFAVYVAGGVSGAHINPAVTLALAARRKFSWAKVIPYWAAQVAGAFSGAALVYAVYHSAIHAFDSTIKAPKTDGHTLQTFSIFATFPAPYFHGGIWGPLVDQIVGTAFLVLFIVALIDLRNTAVKANLGPLLVGLVVAAIGISYGANAGYAINPARDFGPRLLAYAEGWSSLAFPGNMPGAFSAYWWIPIVGPLVGGLVGVLVYDLFISDTLHARAQLGEELEVGRTRPTTED; encoded by the coding sequence ATGGCCGTAGAAATCTCGCCCCTCACCAAAGGCGCAGGGCTCAAGGCGCGGGGCGGACTCCTGGGTGAACTCCTCGCAGAGTTCCTGGGCACGCTCATCCTCATCTCGTTCGGTGACGGTGTGGTGGCGATGGCCGTCGCCGCGCTGCCCGGATCGGGACGTACGGAAGGGCCCACCACCTTCTTCCTGGGAACGGGCGACTGGCTGCTCGTCACCTGGGGATGGGCCTTCGCCGTCACCTTCGCCGTCTATGTCGCCGGCGGCGTGAGCGGCGCGCACATCAACCCCGCGGTGACCCTGGCACTCGCGGCACGCCGCAAGTTCTCCTGGGCCAAGGTGATTCCCTACTGGGCCGCCCAGGTGGCAGGCGCCTTCAGCGGGGCGGCCCTGGTGTACGCGGTGTACCACAGCGCCATCCACGCCTTCGACTCAACGATCAAGGCGCCGAAGACCGACGGGCACACCCTCCAGACCTTCTCGATCTTCGCGACCTTCCCCGCCCCCTACTTCCACGGCGGGATCTGGGGACCGCTGGTCGACCAGATCGTGGGCACCGCGTTCCTGGTGCTCTTCATCGTCGCCCTCATCGACCTGCGGAACACCGCCGTCAAGGCCAACTTGGGGCCGCTGCTCGTCGGCCTCGTCGTGGCCGCCATCGGCATCTCGTACGGTGCCAACGCCGGGTACGCCATCAACCCGGCACGCGACTTCGGCCCGCGTCTGCTGGCGTATGCGGAGGGCTGGAGCAGTCTGGCCTTCCCAGGCAACATGCCGGGCGCCTTCAGCGCGTACTGGTGGATCCCGATCGTCGGCCCGCTGGTGGGCGGCCTGGTCGGCGTCCTCGTCTACGACCTCTTCATCAGCGACACGCTCCACGCCCGCGCTCAGCTGGGGGAGGAACTGGAAGTCGGCCGGACGAGGCCGACGACCGAGGACTAG
- a CDS encoding cell division protein SepF produces the protein MSGHDATDEQWEGLAEVVPLRSGEAWPTWPGRPATPAAEAETQARRRFVVLRVNVFADAREVAETLMAQVPVLLDLTGAETDVAKRVLDFSSGVVFGLGSGMHRVDRNVFLLAPPGTEVKGLVTGAAG, from the coding sequence GTGAGCGGTCACGACGCCACCGATGAACAGTGGGAAGGGCTCGCCGAGGTCGTGCCGCTGCGCAGCGGCGAGGCCTGGCCGACCTGGCCCGGCCGCCCGGCGACCCCCGCGGCCGAGGCCGAGACGCAGGCCCGCCGCCGCTTCGTGGTGCTGCGGGTCAACGTCTTCGCCGACGCCCGCGAGGTCGCGGAGACCCTGATGGCGCAGGTGCCGGTGCTGCTCGACCTGACCGGCGCGGAGACGGACGTCGCCAAGCGGGTCCTGGACTTCAGCAGCGGGGTGGTCTTCGGCCTCGGCAGCGGGATGCACCGGGTCGACCGGAACGTCTTCCTGCTGGCGCCGCCCGGCACCGAGGTGAAGGGTCTGGTGACCGGCGCGGCCGGCTGA
- a CDS encoding AAA family ATPase, giving the protein MTAPVVRHAASGSAGRAPAAPAVVPAARRPSETLRPMLTELRLAAFAGHRKTAVRLSPVTLLAGPSGSGKSTVLRAVGALAGLGGGAPLAEAFPDAAACVPERAWTGPGPRGFRIGCTAEGPAGSVRLDLAVQAEPVLRIVGERLTADGVTLLRTGLSAPSRSVLAAAWHTGGPAPVTCDPFPDDRLGTPLLPLRVAGRTAAQRQVLAAAEQLVVALRSVFACDPGPERMRAPSPPAGGRLLSDCGNLAEVLGRTRRECGRRHARLVAAVRAGCAGPVHDLLARRLDDGTVRAELVRDGGVATPLERLADGELRYVALALVLLTGPGVLAVDPAAEVPDAYQTLTVLADGLDRCLDETQTRELARLADEMCARGHIRLLAAVHTPTAARESASAAVVHLKP; this is encoded by the coding sequence ATGACCGCACCCGTCGTTCGCCACGCGGCATCCGGCAGTGCCGGCCGCGCCCCTGCCGCGCCTGCCGTCGTCCCGGCCGCCCGGCGTCCCTCCGAGACCCTGCGGCCGATGCTCACCGAGCTGAGGCTCGCCGCCTTCGCGGGGCACCGGAAGACCGCCGTACGGCTGTCTCCGGTGACGCTGCTCGCGGGGCCCAGCGGCAGCGGGAAGTCCACCGTGCTGCGGGCCGTGGGGGCGCTCGCGGGGCTCGGCGGGGGCGCCCCGCTCGCGGAGGCGTTCCCCGACGCGGCGGCCTGCGTGCCGGAGCGGGCCTGGACCGGGCCCGGCCCGCGGGGCTTCCGGATCGGCTGCACCGCGGAAGGCCCGGCGGGCTCCGTCCGGCTCGACCTCGCCGTCCAGGCGGAACCCGTCCTCCGCATCGTCGGCGAACGCCTCACGGCCGACGGCGTGACGCTGCTCCGCACGGGGCTGAGCGCCCCGTCGCGCAGCGTGCTCGCGGCCGCCTGGCACACCGGCGGGCCCGCGCCGGTGACCTGCGACCCGTTCCCGGACGACCGGCTGGGCACCCCGCTGCTGCCGCTGCGGGTGGCCGGGCGCACCGCGGCGCAGCGGCAGGTGCTCGCGGCCGCGGAGCAACTGGTGGTCGCCCTGCGCTCGGTCTTCGCCTGCGACCCCGGCCCGGAGCGGATGCGCGCACCCTCCCCGCCGGCCGGTGGCCGGCTGCTGAGCGACTGCGGCAACCTCGCCGAGGTGCTGGGCCGCACCCGCAGGGAGTGCGGACGCCGGCACGCCCGGCTGGTCGCGGCCGTCCGTGCGGGCTGCGCCGGGCCGGTGCACGACCTGCTCGCCCGGCGGCTCGACGACGGCACCGTCCGCGCCGAGCTGGTACGTGACGGCGGCGTCGCCACTCCGCTGGAGCGCCTCGCCGACGGCGAGCTCCGCTATGTCGCCCTCGCCCTGGTGCTGCTCACCGGGCCGGGTGTCCTCGCGGTGGACCCCGCCGCCGAGGTGCCCGACGCCTACCAGACCCTCACCGTCCTCGCCGACGGCCTCGACCGGTGCCTCGACGAGACCCAGACCCGTGAACTCGCGCGCCTCGCCGACGAGATGTGCGCACGCGGCCACATCAGGCTGCTGGCGGCCGTGCACACCCCCACCGCCGCCCGGGAGTCCGCCTCGGCCGCGGTGGTACACCTGAAGCCGTGA
- a CDS encoding nucleotide pyrophosphohydrolase yields the protein MTDTSSGPGPRPLDVASLQRRLADFAAARRWEPYHTPKNLVSALSVEASELVEIFQWLTPEESARVMDDPGTAHRVRDEVADVLAYLLQLCEVLGIDALHALDAKIDRNERRFPVPRDSAPPRGDS from the coding sequence GTGACGGACACCTCCTCCGGGCCCGGCCCGCGCCCTCTCGATGTGGCATCCCTCCAGCGCCGGCTCGCGGACTTCGCCGCGGCGCGCCGCTGGGAGCCCTACCACACCCCCAAGAACCTGGTCTCCGCGCTGAGCGTGGAGGCCTCCGAACTCGTTGAGATCTTCCAGTGGCTGACGCCCGAGGAGTCGGCGCGGGTGATGGACGACCCCGGGACGGCGCACCGCGTCAGGGACGAGGTCGCGGACGTCCTCGCCTATCTGCTGCAACTCTGCGAGGTGCTGGGGATCGACGCCCTCCATGCACTCGACGCCAAGATCGACCGCAATGAACGGAGATTTCCCGTGCCGCGTGATTCCGCCCCACCTCGCGGTGATTCGTAA
- a CDS encoding DUF6099 family protein translates to MDAVQLIGLGRRALAQSQEVPDIMAEAWQVQALSQAIGSRLAVGGPPELRGEALGLSEVGGRGCGALGTPAFKVEEIRASHLSEIGDARHTLLELGVMLGELAIALVGIACSAEEDGIYWQCMEAIDAADEARDRVVEMLRKLAAREESLPEPDSAGAP, encoded by the coding sequence ATGGACGCGGTGCAGCTCATCGGATTGGGCAGGCGCGCACTGGCACAGAGCCAAGAGGTCCCGGACATCATGGCCGAGGCCTGGCAGGTACAGGCCCTATCGCAGGCCATCGGCAGCAGGCTGGCGGTCGGGGGGCCACCAGAGCTGCGGGGTGAGGCGCTGGGGCTCAGCGAAGTCGGCGGCAGGGGATGCGGAGCCCTCGGTACGCCGGCCTTCAAGGTCGAGGAGATCCGCGCCAGCCATCTCTCCGAGATAGGGGACGCCCGGCACACCCTCCTGGAACTCGGCGTGATGCTCGGCGAGCTGGCGATCGCCCTCGTCGGCATCGCATGCTCGGCCGAGGAGGACGGCATCTACTGGCAGTGCATGGAGGCCATCGACGCGGCCGACGAGGCCCGGGACAGGGTCGTCGAGATGCTCCGCAAGCTCGCGGCCCGGGAGGAGAGCCTCCCGGAGCCCGATTCGGCGGGCGCGCCGTGA
- a CDS encoding LLM class F420-dependent oxidoreductase: protein MDLRIFTEPQQGADYDTLLSVAKATEDLGFDAFFRSDHYLRMGSTDGLPGPTDAWITLAGLARETSRIKLGTLMTAGTFRLPGVLAIQVAQVDQMSGGRIEFGLGAGWYEEEHTAYGIPFPKEKIARLEEQLAIVTGLWATEPGKTFDYDGTYYRLADSPALPKPAQAKVPVIIGGHGPTRTPALAARYADEFNMPFASIEDSEQQFGRVRAATEQAGRAAGDLVYSNALVACVGKDDAEVARRAAAIGREVPELKANGLAGTPAEVVERMGEYAAVGSERFYLQILDLSDLDHLELISAEVKRQLS, encoded by the coding sequence ATGGATCTTCGAATTTTCACGGAACCCCAGCAGGGCGCTGACTACGACACCCTTCTGAGCGTGGCCAAGGCGACCGAGGACCTCGGGTTCGACGCGTTCTTCCGCTCGGACCACTACCTGCGGATGGGCTCCACCGACGGGCTGCCCGGCCCGACCGACGCCTGGATCACCCTGGCCGGGCTGGCCCGCGAGACCAGCAGGATCAAGCTCGGCACCCTGATGACGGCCGGCACCTTCCGCCTGCCCGGCGTCCTGGCCATCCAGGTGGCCCAGGTGGACCAGATGTCGGGCGGCCGGATCGAGTTCGGCCTGGGCGCCGGCTGGTACGAGGAAGAGCACACGGCGTACGGCATCCCGTTCCCCAAGGAGAAGATCGCACGGCTGGAGGAGCAGCTCGCGATCGTCACCGGCCTGTGGGCCACGGAGCCCGGCAAGACCTTCGACTACGACGGCACGTACTACCGGCTCGCCGACTCCCCGGCGCTCCCCAAGCCCGCCCAGGCCAAGGTGCCCGTGATCATCGGCGGCCACGGCCCGACGCGCACCCCGGCGCTCGCCGCCCGGTACGCCGACGAGTTCAACATGCCGTTCGCCTCGATCGAGGACTCCGAGCAGCAGTTCGGCCGGGTCAGGGCCGCCACCGAGCAGGCCGGGCGCGCGGCCGGCGACCTCGTCTACTCCAACGCCCTGGTCGCCTGCGTCGGCAAGGACGACGCGGAGGTCGCCCGCCGGGCCGCCGCCATCGGCCGCGAGGTACCCGAGCTCAAGGCCAACGGCCTGGCCGGGACCCCGGCCGAGGTGGTCGAGAGGATGGGGGAGTACGCGGCGGTCGGCTCCGAGCGGTTCTACCTCCAGATCCTGGACCTCTCGGACCTGGACCACCTGGAGCTGATCTCGGCCGAGGTGAAGCGGCAGCTCTCCTAG